Proteins encoded within one genomic window of Spiroplasma sabaudiense Ar-1343:
- a CDS encoding PTS transporter subunit EIIC — MSKTDIIKSDTLIADEAKVSSKKISKKLSKTNSSQSGWNKFLSMLQELGKSLQFPIAVLPFAAILNRFGALGIQFTTDAAGEITNQAGYWISFFFQAPGGVVFDNLPLLFAIGVAFGLAKDHRGEVALISTVFYLIIVALTGKEGSLPEAIYGTLLPFKTADGKELFSSLFYVPVYEEGVIVGGAYVLSVGVLGGIVSGCFSAYLYNRLKEIQLPQALSFFSGRRFVPMVAMVVAMGVAFGFAVVWPWIQFVLMKFGNLVANPENPAVAVPGTAVFAALNRFLLPFGLHQILNTFFWFQLPINGFVIDPITGNAGTVEKWVSGDINAFAQGIEGSGLFQGGWFPIMMGGMPMAAVAMIMAAPKAKRQQVAGFLGGVAAVSFISGITEPIEFSFVFIAPVLFGIHVGLSAVFFAVSTAMRIQLGFGFSAGLIDYVVSFAQSWGFSQHNTGAFKVLANPLMTLVLTVGAGAAYYFIFYGVIVKMNIQTPGREIEVDGAAPVAIVKTEKTKGKKDFTAKAQAIIDALGADNIEIVDNCTTRLRLTLKDANDGNINDAAIKAAGAFGIKRLGDKSMQIVLGPDVQQVSSKMKELLGKQ, encoded by the coding sequence ATGTCAAAAACAGATATTATTAAAAGCGATACTTTAATTGCTGACGAAGCCAAGGTTTCAAGCAAAAAAATATCGAAAAAATTATCTAAAACTAATTCAAGCCAATCTGGTTGAAATAAATTTTTGAGTATGCTTCAAGAGCTTGGTAAATCATTGCAATTTCCAATTGCGGTTTTACCTTTTGCGGCGATTTTAAATCGTTTTGGAGCCTTAGGAATTCAGTTTACAACCGATGCGGCGGGTGAAATTACTAACCAAGCTGGTTATTGAATTTCATTCTTCTTTCAAGCCCCGGGGGGGGTTGTCTTTGATAACCTGCCATTGCTTTTTGCAATTGGGGTAGCATTTGGATTAGCCAAAGATCACCGTGGTGAGGTGGCATTAATTAGTACGGTATTCTACCTAATTATTGTCGCTTTAACAGGTAAAGAGGGCAGTTTGCCAGAAGCAATTTATGGAACATTGTTACCATTTAAAACTGCTGATGGGAAAGAACTATTCTCAAGCTTATTCTACGTACCAGTTTACGAAGAGGGCGTTATTGTTGGAGGAGCTTATGTTTTAAGTGTTGGGGTATTGGGAGGAATTGTCTCAGGATGTTTCTCAGCGTACCTTTATAATCGCTTAAAAGAGATTCAGTTACCTCAAGCACTATCATTCTTTTCTGGGCGACGTTTTGTCCCAATGGTTGCCATGGTTGTTGCCATGGGAGTAGCATTTGGATTTGCAGTTGTGTGACCATGAATTCAATTTGTCTTAATGAAATTTGGAAATTTGGTGGCCAATCCAGAAAATCCAGCCGTAGCCGTTCCGGGAACAGCTGTATTTGCAGCTTTGAACCGTTTCTTACTGCCATTTGGTCTTCACCAAATTTTAAATACCTTCTTTTGATTCCAATTACCAATTAACGGATTTGTAATTGATCCAATTACAGGTAATGCTGGAACTGTTGAAAAATGAGTAAGCGGGGATATTAATGCCTTTGCTCAAGGAATTGAAGGTTCAGGGCTTTTCCAAGGAGGATGATTCCCAATTATGATGGGAGGAATGCCAATGGCGGCTGTTGCGATGATTATGGCAGCCCCAAAAGCTAAACGCCAACAAGTGGCTGGATTCTTAGGAGGAGTTGCTGCAGTATCATTTATTAGTGGTATTACAGAACCAATCGAATTCTCATTTGTATTTATTGCCCCAGTATTATTTGGAATTCATGTTGGACTTAGTGCGGTCTTCTTTGCGGTTTCAACTGCAATGCGTATTCAATTAGGATTTGGATTTAGTGCTGGATTAATTGATTATGTTGTTTCGTTTGCTCAGTCATGAGGGTTCTCACAGCACAACACTGGAGCGTTTAAAGTATTGGCAAACCCATTAATGACTCTAGTCTTAACAGTGGGAGCAGGAGCTGCTTACTACTTCATTTTCTACGGTGTGATTGTTAAAATGAACATTCAAACACCAGGTCGTGAAATTGAAGTTGATGGTGCTGCACCAGTGGCAATAGTGAAAACCGAAAAAACTAAAGGGAAAAAGGATTTTACTGCTAAAGCACAAGCAATTATTGATGCTCTAGGAGCTGACAATATTGAAATTGTTGATAACTGTACAACAAGATTACGTCTAACTCTAAAAGATGCAAATGATGGAAACATCAATGATGCAGCAATTAAAGCTGCAGGAGCTTTTGGTATTAAAAGACTTGGTGACAAATCAATGCAAATTGTTTTGGGACCTGATGTTCAACAAGTATCATCAAAAATGAAAGAATTACTTGGAAAACAATAA
- a CDS encoding lipoprotein: protein MKKILSVLGSFSLLVTPITVVTACTTTKVARPKTKLSDVIKNLDLGDIQVKYTTAPPELYSIFIALKEKNADLDPEQESYVKRYLSLQDLMFKPGIDSTTTTATIMANTKAHSFEGEIKVTYNLIPYKDKPLNVEDLIINTELGRFGAGFDKAPRIHELWEKIREKNPDTIKNLGFEKFFVKYGDGVINNNHQSTIFGLDANLVVGEVTVTYETYHTHNSYGDYAHH from the coding sequence TTGAAAAAAATCTTGAGTGTTCTTGGTTCATTCTCATTACTTGTAACCCCAATTACGGTAGTGACAGCCTGTACCACAACAAAAGTGGCTAGACCCAAGACAAAACTAAGTGATGTAATAAAAAATTTGGATTTAGGAGATATTCAAGTTAAGTACACTACCGCTCCCCCGGAATTGTATTCGATTTTTATCGCATTAAAGGAAAAAAACGCTGACCTAGATCCCGAACAAGAAAGTTATGTGAAAAGATACCTTTCTTTGCAAGATCTTATGTTTAAGCCTGGTATTGATAGTACCACTACAACGGCAACCATAATGGCAAATACTAAAGCCCATTCATTTGAGGGAGAAATAAAAGTTACTTACAACCTAATTCCCTATAAGGATAAACCCCTAAATGTAGAAGACTTAATAATTAATACTGAGCTAGGCCGTTTTGGAGCCGGATTTGATAAAGCCCCAAGAATTCACGAACTATGAGAAAAAATTCGTGAAAAAAATCCCGACACTATAAAAAATTTAGGATTTGAAAAATTCTTTGTTAAATATGGTGACGGGGTAATTAACAATAATCACCAGTCAACAATTTTTGGCTTAGACGCTAATTTAGTAGTTGGTGAAGTTACTGTCACTTATGAAACATACCACACCCACAATAGTTATGGTGATTACGCCCACCATTAA